The Yersinia intermedia genome window below encodes:
- the rraA gene encoding ribonuclease E activity regulator RraA: protein MKYDTSELCDIYHEEVNVVEPLFSNFGGRTSFGGKITTVKCFEDNGLLFDQLEENGLGRVLVVDGGGSVRRALIDAELAELALKNEWEGIVVYGAVRQVDDLAELDIGIQAMAAIPVGAADEGIGESDIRVNFGGVTFFSGDHLYADNTGIILSEEPLDIE, encoded by the coding sequence ATGAAATATGATACTTCCGAACTCTGTGACATCTATCATGAAGAGGTAAATGTGGTAGAACCACTGTTCTCCAATTTTGGTGGGCGCACTTCATTTGGTGGCAAGATTACTACTGTAAAATGTTTCGAAGATAATGGCTTGTTGTTCGACCAGCTTGAAGAAAATGGTCTAGGCCGTGTTCTGGTCGTTGATGGCGGTGGCTCAGTGCGCCGTGCATTAATCGATGCTGAGCTAGCCGAATTGGCATTGAAAAACGAGTGGGAAGGCATTGTGGTTTACGGTGCCGTGCGTCAGGTTGACGATCTCGCGGAGTTAGATATCGGTATTCAGGCTATGGCCGCCATTCCGGTAGGTGCGGCAGATGAAGGCATTGGTGAGAGCGACATCCGTGTGAATTTTGGCGGTGTAACGTTCTTCTCAGGTGACCATTTGTACGCAGATAACACTGGAATTATCTTGTCAGAAGAGCCGCTGGATATTGAATGA
- a CDS encoding 1,4-dihydroxy-2-naphthoate polyprenyltransferase has protein sequence MSLSTNTSQTQAWLESLRPRTLPLAFASIVTGSALAVWLDSFKPAVALLALLTAGLLQILSNLANDYGDAIKGSDTEERIGPLRGMQKGMITRQQMKVALIITVILTIVSGIALIAVACEKPSDVLGFLLLGLMAIMAAITYTVGSKPYGYMGLGDISVLVFFGWLSVAGTYYLQAGHFDTIVMLPATACGLLATAVLNINNLRDIENDAANGKNTLAVRLGPVVARYYHAALIAAAILCLTLFTLQNLHSWAGWIFILAVPLLVKHALFVLREPTAAGMRPMLEHMVKAALLTNVLFAVGLVFS, from the coding sequence ATGAGCCTATCAACCAACACCAGCCAGACCCAGGCTTGGCTGGAAAGCCTGCGACCACGAACCCTGCCGCTGGCCTTTGCCTCTATCGTTACCGGTTCAGCCCTTGCTGTCTGGCTCGATAGCTTTAAACCTGCCGTAGCACTCCTCGCCTTATTAACTGCCGGCCTGCTACAAATTCTATCTAATCTGGCTAATGATTACGGTGATGCCATCAAGGGCAGTGATACTGAAGAGCGTATCGGGCCATTACGCGGGATGCAAAAAGGGATGATTACCCGCCAGCAGATGAAAGTGGCGCTGATTATCACCGTTATTCTGACGATTGTTTCCGGTATTGCGCTCATCGCCGTCGCCTGTGAAAAACCCAGCGATGTTTTAGGCTTTTTATTACTTGGGTTAATGGCAATTATGGCAGCCATTACCTATACCGTCGGTAGCAAACCCTACGGTTATATGGGGCTGGGTGATATTTCAGTATTGGTCTTCTTCGGTTGGCTGAGTGTCGCGGGGACTTACTACCTTCAGGCTGGGCACTTTGACACTATCGTGATGTTACCCGCCACGGCCTGCGGTTTGCTGGCAACGGCCGTTTTGAATATTAATAATTTGCGCGATATTGAAAACGACGCAGCTAATGGCAAAAATACTTTAGCAGTGCGTTTGGGGCCAGTAGTCGCACGTTATTATCATGCGGCATTAATCGCGGCAGCAATTTTGTGTCTGACATTATTCACACTTCAGAATTTACATAGCTGGGCCGGTTGGATCTTTATTCTGGCCGTTCCGTTACTGGTCAAACATGCACTGTTTGTACTGCGTGAGCCTACTGCTGCGGGTATGCGCCCAATGCTTGAGCATATGGTTAAAGCCGCACTGCTGACCAACGTTCTGTTTGCTGTCGGTTTGGTATTCAGTTAA
- the hslU gene encoding HslU--HslV peptidase ATPase subunit, translating into MSEMTPREIVSELDSYIIGQDKAKRAVAIALRNRWRRMQLNEELRHEVTPKNILMIGPTGVGKTEIARRLAKLANAPFIKVEATKFTEVGYVGKEVDSIIRDLTDAAVKMVRHQSIEKMRYRAEELAEERILDVLIPPAKNNWGQPDETQEPSATRQAFRKKLREGQLDDKEIEIDLAASPMGVEIMAPPGMEEMTNQLQSMFQNIAGQKQKPRKVKIKDAFKLLIEEEGAKLVNPEELKQQAIDAVEQHGIVFIDEIDKICKRGQTSGPDVSREGVQRDLLPLVEGCTVSTKHGMVKTDHILFIASGAFQVSSPSDLIPELQGRLPIRVELQALTTDDFERILTEPSASLTEQYKALMATEGVTVAFTPEGIRKIAEAAWQVNERTENIGARRLHTVLERLMEDISYDASESNGQSITIDAEYVGKHLDELVADEDLSRFIL; encoded by the coding sequence ATGTCTGAAATGACCCCACGCGAAATCGTCAGCGAACTTGATAGCTATATCATCGGCCAGGATAAAGCTAAACGTGCGGTGGCAATTGCCCTGCGTAACCGCTGGCGTCGTATGCAGCTCAATGAAGAGTTGCGCCACGAAGTTACCCCTAAAAACATTCTGATGATCGGCCCAACGGGTGTGGGTAAAACTGAAATTGCCCGCCGCCTGGCAAAATTGGCCAATGCGCCATTTATCAAAGTTGAAGCGACTAAGTTCACCGAAGTGGGCTATGTTGGTAAGGAAGTGGATTCTATTATCCGCGATCTGACCGATGCGGCTGTGAAAATGGTGCGTCATCAATCAATTGAGAAAATGCGTTACCGGGCTGAAGAATTAGCCGAAGAACGCATTTTGGACGTGTTGATTCCACCGGCCAAGAATAACTGGGGCCAGCCGGATGAAACACAAGAACCATCCGCCACCCGTCAGGCTTTCCGCAAGAAATTGCGTGAAGGGCAACTGGACGACAAAGAGATTGAAATCGATTTGGCCGCTTCGCCGATGGGGGTTGAAATTATGGCACCTCCTGGCATGGAAGAGATGACTAACCAGTTACAGTCTATGTTCCAGAACATCGCCGGCCAAAAACAAAAACCGCGTAAAGTCAAAATCAAAGACGCATTCAAACTGCTGATTGAGGAAGAAGGCGCAAAACTGGTCAATCCAGAAGAGCTGAAACAGCAGGCGATTGATGCTGTTGAGCAACACGGGATCGTGTTTATCGATGAGATCGATAAAATCTGTAAACGCGGCCAGACGTCAGGCCCGGATGTGTCCCGTGAAGGGGTGCAGCGTGACTTGCTGCCATTGGTAGAAGGTTGCACCGTATCAACTAAACACGGCATGGTAAAAACTGACCATATCTTGTTTATTGCTTCCGGCGCATTCCAGGTGTCCAGCCCGTCAGATCTTATCCCGGAATTGCAAGGTCGCTTGCCAATCCGCGTTGAACTGCAGGCGCTAACCACCGATGATTTCGAGCGTATTCTGACTGAGCCAAGTGCCTCGTTAACCGAGCAGTACAAAGCGCTGATGGCAACGGAAGGTGTTACCGTTGCGTTTACCCCTGAAGGTATTCGCAAAATTGCTGAGGCAGCATGGCAGGTTAACGAGCGTACCGAAAATATCGGTGCACGCCGTTTGCATACCGTACTGGAGCGTTTGATGGAAGATATCTCCTATGACGCTAGCGAAAGTAATGGTCAATCCATCACTATTGATGCTGAATATGTTGGTAAGCATCTTGATGAACTGGTCGCAGACGAAGATCTGAGTCGTTTTATCCTATAA
- the hslV gene encoding ATP-dependent protease subunit HslV, whose product MTTIVSVRRNGHVVIGGDGQVTLGNTVMKGNAKKVRRLYNNKVIAGFAGGTADAFTLFELFERKLEMHQGHLTKAAVELAKDWRTDRMLRKLEALLAVADETASLIITGNGDVVQPEDDLIAIGSGGPYAQSAARALLDNTELSAKDIVEKSLSIAGDICIYTNRFQTIEELTYKA is encoded by the coding sequence GTGACAACAATTGTAAGTGTACGTCGTAATGGTCATGTCGTTATTGGTGGTGATGGCCAGGTCACTCTGGGTAATACCGTAATGAAGGGTAATGCCAAAAAAGTACGCCGGCTTTATAACAATAAAGTTATTGCGGGCTTTGCGGGCGGTACTGCTGATGCCTTTACGCTGTTTGAGCTGTTTGAGCGTAAACTGGAGATGCATCAAGGCCACCTGACTAAAGCGGCTGTTGAGTTAGCCAAAGACTGGCGTACTGATCGTATGTTACGCAAGCTTGAAGCACTACTGGCTGTTGCGGATGAAACAGCATCACTCATCATTACCGGCAACGGCGATGTGGTTCAACCAGAAGATGATCTGATTGCTATCGGTTCCGGTGGGCCTTATGCCCAATCTGCTGCGCGCGCGCTGTTAGACAATACTGAATTAAGTGCCAAAGATATCGTTGAGAAATCTCTGAGCATTGCGGGGGATATCTGTATCTATACCAACCGCTTCCAAACCATCGAAGAATTAACGTATAAAGCGTAA
- the ftsN gene encoding cell division protein FtsN — protein sequence MAQRDYVSRGRAGARRKSTSRKKRSAPAISKTVVALAVALLVVFVGGLYFITHNKPGELPLLPSHDPRTGNGLPPKPEERWRYIKELENRQIGVPTPTEPSAGGEVNSQTQLTNEQRQLLEQMQADMRQQPTQLSEVPYNQGMPVPRSAVTIKPPVTPLQQQPLTPPRQTTAPVQQQTQVQSPVATPQRAPQVAAQVTPAVTQPKPEKEKEKAQRWMVQCGSFKAIDQAESIRAQLAFGGIESRITSGGGWNRVVLGPYSTKAAADTTLQRLKGAGQSGCIPLAVGG from the coding sequence GTGGCACAAAGAGATTATGTAAGCCGAGGGCGCGCAGGAGCGCGGCGCAAAAGCACCAGCCGGAAAAAACGCAGTGCTCCAGCAATATCTAAAACCGTGGTGGCGCTGGCCGTCGCGCTGTTAGTGGTATTTGTTGGTGGCCTCTATTTCATCACCCACAATAAGCCGGGTGAGCTTCCGTTATTACCCAGCCATGATCCTCGTACCGGCAATGGGTTACCGCCCAAACCGGAAGAGCGCTGGCGCTATATTAAAGAGCTGGAAAATCGCCAGATTGGCGTACCGACACCAACAGAGCCTTCTGCCGGTGGTGAGGTTAATTCCCAGACACAACTGACGAATGAGCAGCGCCAACTGCTTGAGCAGATGCAGGCAGATATGCGCCAGCAACCAACACAGTTGTCAGAGGTACCGTATAACCAAGGGATGCCGGTGCCACGCTCTGCTGTGACCATCAAACCACCGGTCACGCCCCTGCAACAGCAGCCATTAACGCCACCGCGCCAGACCACCGCACCGGTACAGCAACAAACGCAGGTACAATCACCTGTGGCAACACCACAGCGTGCACCACAAGTGGCGGCTCAGGTAACACCGGCAGTTACGCAGCCAAAACCGGAAAAAGAAAAAGAGAAGGCACAACGTTGGATGGTGCAGTGTGGCTCATTCAAAGCCATCGATCAGGCCGAATCTATCCGCGCCCAATTGGCATTTGGCGGGATCGAAAGCCGCATTACCAGCGGTGGCGGTTGGAATCGAGTGGTTCTTGGCCCTTACAGTACCAAGGCAGCCGCTGATACTACCTTGCAACGTTTGAAAGGCGCTGGTCAATCAGGATGCATTCCCCTCGCTGTTGGGGGTTGA
- the cytR gene encoding DNA-binding transcriptional regulator CytR, translating into MEHKKEFTMATMKDVAEMAGVSTATVSRALMNPEKVSTVTRQKVEQAVLAVGYSPHALSRNIKRNESRTILVIVPDISDPFFADIIQGIEYAAAQQGYLILIGDCAQQTQQERSFVNLIITKQIDGMLLLGSNLPFDASKEEQRNLPPMVMANEFAPELELPTVHIDNLTAAYEAVNYLHELGHQRIACVAGPESLPLSHYRLQGYIQALRRNGIAVDSDYIMRGDFSYEAGAETFAVLMALPHPPTAIFCHNDVMAIGAMWQAKRMGLNIPQDVSLVGFDDLKLSQYCDPPLTTVAQPRYQIGQQAMLLLLEQLQGHSVQSGSRLLDTELIVRESTAAPKR; encoded by the coding sequence TTGGAACATAAGAAAGAATTCACGATGGCTACCATGAAAGACGTTGCCGAAATGGCGGGTGTTTCAACTGCAACGGTGTCACGCGCACTGATGAACCCGGAAAAGGTTTCAACAGTAACCCGGCAAAAAGTGGAACAAGCTGTTCTGGCGGTGGGTTATTCTCCTCATGCTTTATCTCGTAATATTAAACGGAATGAATCGCGCACAATTCTGGTTATTGTACCGGATATCAGTGACCCGTTTTTTGCTGATATCATTCAAGGGATTGAGTACGCGGCAGCCCAGCAAGGTTATCTGATATTGATTGGCGATTGCGCGCAACAAACCCAGCAAGAGCGTAGCTTTGTTAATCTGATAATTACCAAGCAAATTGATGGCATGTTGTTGTTAGGTTCCAATCTGCCTTTTGATGCCAGCAAAGAAGAGCAGCGTAATTTGCCACCGATGGTGATGGCAAACGAGTTTGCACCTGAACTGGAACTGCCGACGGTACATATCGATAACCTGACCGCCGCCTATGAAGCAGTTAATTATCTGCATGAATTGGGGCACCAGCGCATTGCCTGTGTTGCCGGGCCGGAGAGTTTGCCGCTGAGCCACTATCGGCTACAGGGTTATATTCAGGCACTACGTCGTAATGGTATCGCCGTCGACAGTGACTATATTATGCGCGGGGACTTTAGCTATGAAGCGGGCGCAGAAACCTTTGCGGTGCTGATGGCATTGCCTCATCCCCCAACAGCAATATTTTGTCACAATGATGTGATGGCGATAGGGGCGATGTGGCAGGCAAAGAGAATGGGGCTAAACATCCCGCAGGATGTCTCGCTGGTAGGCTTTGACGACCTGAAGTTGTCACAGTATTGTGATCCCCCATTGACCACCGTGGCTCAACCGCGTTATCAAATTGGCCAGCAAGCCATGTTACTATTACTTGAACAGCTACAAGGGCATTCAGTACAAAGTGGCTCCCGCTTGTTAGACACCGAGTTAATTGTCAGGGAAAGTACTGCTGCGCCTAAACGCTAG
- the priA gene encoding primosomal protein N': MSVVQVALPVPLARSFDYRLDSAMACPVVGARVSVPFGKRKAIGIVVGISDTSAFPLEQLKAIDDVLDDRSLFPPSLWRILCWATEYYHYPIGEVLFHALPILLRQGKPAQSAPLWQWFATEQGRATPPESLKRAPKQQQALAALLQKPVYRHQVNEMALTESALQALRSKGLIDLRAQEVATTDWRNGFAVLGERLRLNTEQATAVGAIRSEDTQFAAWLLAGVTGSGKTEVYLSVLENILAQGRQALVLVPEIGLTPQTIARFRERFNAPVEVLHSGLNDSERLSVWLRARNGEAAIVIGTRSALFTPFSRLGVIIIDEEHDSSYKQQEGWRYHARDLAVFRAREEGIPIVMGTATPALETLHNVQMSKYRQLTLSKRAGNAKPAVQHLLDLKGLPLKVGLSQPLLKRMKTHLQADNQVILFLNRRGYAPALLCHECGWIAECQRCDHYYTLHQNHRQLRCHHCDSQRPVPQQCPKCGSTHLVSVGVGTEQLENELAPLFPDTPITRIDRDTTSRKGSLEQHLADVHQGGARILIGTQMLAKGHHFPDVTLVALLDVDGALFSADFRSAERFAQLYTQVSGRAGRAGKQGEVILQTHHPEHPLLQILLQQGYDAFAKQALAERKSVFLPPYTSHIIVRSEDHDNQQSALFLQQLRNLLEASPLKDDALWIMGPVPALQAKRSGRFRWQLLLQHPSRQLLQRLIKTSQPLINTLPQARKVKWTLDVDPIDS; the protein is encoded by the coding sequence ATGTCCGTTGTTCAAGTGGCATTACCCGTACCACTGGCCCGTAGCTTTGATTACCGTTTAGACAGCGCCATGGCCTGCCCGGTGGTCGGTGCTCGCGTCAGTGTGCCATTTGGTAAACGCAAAGCCATCGGAATTGTGGTGGGTATCAGTGATACCAGCGCCTTCCCCCTTGAACAGCTTAAAGCCATTGATGACGTTCTGGATGACCGCAGCTTATTTCCACCTAGCCTGTGGCGCATTCTCTGCTGGGCCACCGAGTATTATCACTACCCGATAGGTGAAGTGCTATTCCATGCCCTGCCGATTCTGTTACGCCAAGGGAAGCCCGCGCAATCAGCACCATTGTGGCAGTGGTTCGCAACTGAACAAGGGCGAGCCACGCCGCCGGAAAGCTTAAAACGCGCGCCGAAGCAGCAACAGGCGCTGGCCGCATTATTACAAAAACCGGTCTACCGCCATCAAGTTAATGAAATGGCACTCACCGAAAGCGCATTGCAGGCATTACGCAGTAAAGGGTTAATTGATCTGCGGGCGCAGGAAGTTGCGACCACCGATTGGCGCAACGGTTTCGCCGTTCTGGGTGAGCGCTTGCGGCTGAATACCGAGCAGGCAACCGCCGTTGGGGCGATTCGCAGTGAAGACACTCAGTTTGCTGCCTGGCTGCTGGCTGGGGTGACCGGCTCAGGTAAAACGGAAGTTTATCTGAGCGTGCTGGAAAATATTCTGGCACAAGGCCGTCAGGCGTTAGTTTTAGTCCCTGAGATAGGCCTGACGCCGCAAACTATCGCCCGTTTTCGCGAACGGTTTAACGCTCCCGTTGAGGTGCTCCATTCAGGTTTAAATGACAGCGAGCGGTTGTCCGTTTGGCTGCGAGCACGTAACGGCGAAGCCGCCATTGTTATTGGTACCCGCTCGGCACTGTTTACACCGTTTTCCCGCCTTGGGGTTATTATTATCGATGAAGAACACGACAGTTCCTATAAGCAGCAAGAGGGCTGGCGTTATCATGCCAGAGATTTAGCGGTATTCCGCGCCCGTGAAGAAGGCATTCCGATCGTGATGGGTACCGCGACCCCGGCGCTAGAGACCCTGCACAATGTGCAAATGAGTAAATATCGCCAGTTAACGCTGTCTAAACGGGCGGGCAACGCCAAACCCGCCGTACAGCATTTGCTCGATTTAAAAGGCTTGCCGCTTAAAGTTGGCCTCTCTCAGCCACTGCTAAAACGGATGAAAACCCATTTGCAGGCCGATAATCAGGTGATTTTGTTCCTGAACCGCCGTGGCTATGCCCCTGCCCTGCTGTGCCATGAGTGTGGCTGGATTGCTGAATGCCAGCGCTGTGACCACTATTACACCTTGCATCAAAATCACCGTCAGTTGCGCTGCCACCACTGCGACAGCCAGCGCCCGGTGCCTCAGCAATGCCCCAAATGCGGTTCAACTCATCTGGTTTCTGTCGGTGTTGGCACAGAGCAGTTAGAGAACGAACTCGCTCCCCTGTTCCCGGATACCCCCATCACTCGAATTGACCGCGATACCACCAGCCGCAAAGGCTCGTTGGAACAACATTTGGCTGATGTCCATCAAGGGGGGGCGCGCATCTTGATTGGCACCCAGATGCTGGCTAAAGGGCATCACTTCCCTGATGTTACGCTGGTGGCCTTACTGGATGTCGATGGCGCACTATTCTCGGCGGATTTCCGCTCAGCAGAACGGTTCGCACAGCTTTATACACAAGTTTCAGGCCGGGCCGGGCGCGCGGGCAAGCAGGGGGAAGTTATTTTACAAACGCACCACCCCGAACACCCACTGCTGCAAATTTTGCTGCAACAGGGCTACGATGCGTTTGCCAAACAAGCGCTGGCGGAACGTAAAAGCGTATTTTTACCGCCTTATACCAGCCATATCATCGTGCGCAGTGAAGATCACGATAACCAGCAATCCGCGCTGTTCCTGCAACAGTTACGTAATTTGCTGGAAGCCAGCCCACTCAAAGATGATGCGCTGTGGATTATGGGGCCAGTGCCCGCATTGCAGGCTAAACGCAGTGGGCGCTTCCGTTGGCAATTGCTGTTACAGCACCCGTCACGGCAATTGCTACAACGGCTGATTAAAACCTCTCAGCCGCTAATCAATACATTGCCGCAGGCCCGTAAAGTGAAGTGGACGCTAGATGTCGATCCAATAGACAGTTAA
- the rpmE gene encoding 50S ribosomal protein L31, whose translation MKQGIHPKYDLVTASCSCGNVIKINSTVGHDLNLDVCGECHPFYTGKQRDVATGGRVDRFNKRFSVPGAKK comes from the coding sequence ATGAAACAAGGTATCCACCCTAAATACGATTTAGTTACTGCTTCTTGCTCTTGCGGTAACGTTATTAAGATCAACTCTACTGTTGGTCATGACCTGAATCTGGACGTGTGCGGCGAATGCCACCCGTTCTACACTGGCAAGCAGCGTGATGTTGCTACCGGTGGCCGTGTTGACCGCTTCAACAAGCGTTTCAGCGTGCCGGGTGCTAAGAAGTAA
- the metJ gene encoding met regulon transcriptional regulator MetJ, with protein sequence MAEWNGEYVSPYAEHGKKSEQVKKITVSIPLKVLKILTDERTRRQVNNLRHATNSELLCEAFLHAFTGQPLPNDEDLRKERSDEIPEAAKILMRELGVDPDTWEY encoded by the coding sequence ATGGCTGAGTGGAACGGCGAGTATGTCAGCCCTTACGCTGAACACGGCAAGAAAAGCGAACAGGTCAAAAAAATTACGGTATCCATTCCGCTGAAGGTATTGAAAATCCTCACCGATGAACGGACCCGTCGCCAGGTGAATAACCTGCGCCACGCCACCAACAGTGAATTGTTGTGTGAGGCTTTTTTGCATGCATTTACTGGTCAGCCGCTGCCGAATGACGAAGACCTGCGGAAAGAACGCAGCGATGAAATCCCGGAAGCCGCAAAAATTTTAATGCGTGAATTGGGTGTTGACCCCGATACCTGGGAATACTGA
- the metB gene encoding cystathionine gamma-synthase, whose amino-acid sequence MTRKQATIAVRSGLNDDEQYGCVVPPIHLSSTYNFLDFNQPRTHDYSRRGNPTRDVVQRALAELEGGAGAVMTSSGMSAIHLVCTTFLKPGDLLVAPHDCYGGSYRLFDSLSKRGAYRVLFVDQGDEAALSRALAEKPKLILIETPSNPLLRVVDIAAICKAAHAAGALTVCDNTFLSPALQQPLSLGADLVVHSCTKYLNGHSDVVAGAVIAKDPELAVELAWWANNIGVTGAAFDSYLLLRGLRTLSPRMAQQQRNADDIVRYLQQQPLVKKLYHPSLPQHPGHEIACRQQSGFGAMLSFEFDGDEQRLRRFLSALELFTLAESLGGVESLISHAATMTHAGMAPEARIAAGITDSLLRISVGIEDSEDLIADLENAFQLAGTR is encoded by the coding sequence ATGACGCGTAAACAGGCAACAATAGCAGTCCGTAGCGGGTTGAACGATGACGAGCAATACGGCTGCGTTGTCCCCCCGATTCATCTCTCCAGTACCTATAATTTTCTCGATTTTAATCAGCCACGGACTCACGACTATTCACGTCGCGGTAATCCGACACGCGATGTAGTACAGCGTGCACTGGCGGAACTGGAAGGTGGCGCGGGTGCAGTCATGACCAGCAGCGGGATGTCGGCGATTCATTTAGTTTGCACTACATTTCTAAAACCGGGTGACTTATTGGTTGCCCCACATGATTGTTACGGCGGCAGTTACCGTTTATTCGATAGCCTGAGCAAGCGTGGTGCCTATCGGGTGCTGTTTGTCGATCAGGGTGATGAAGCGGCACTGAGCCGAGCCTTGGCTGAAAAACCCAAGCTTATATTGATTGAAACCCCAAGTAATCCGCTGCTACGGGTGGTAGACATTGCGGCTATCTGCAAGGCGGCACACGCGGCAGGTGCTCTCACTGTTTGTGATAACACTTTCCTTAGTCCAGCCTTGCAGCAGCCACTCTCTTTAGGGGCGGATCTGGTGGTTCACTCCTGTACCAAATACCTGAATGGTCACTCTGATGTGGTCGCGGGTGCGGTAATTGCCAAAGATCCTGAACTGGCGGTTGAGCTGGCATGGTGGGCGAATAATATCGGTGTGACCGGTGCGGCATTTGATAGCTACCTGTTATTACGCGGTTTGCGCACATTATCGCCACGTATGGCTCAACAGCAACGTAACGCAGATGACATTGTCCGTTATTTACAGCAGCAGCCTTTAGTGAAAAAGCTGTATCATCCTTCTCTGCCACAACATCCCGGCCACGAAATTGCCTGCCGTCAGCAGTCTGGTTTTGGTGCGATGCTCAGTTTTGAGTTTGATGGCGATGAACAGCGACTGCGCCGCTTCCTCTCTGCTCTTGAGTTATTTACTCTGGCGGAGTCTTTGGGCGGTGTAGAAAGCCTGATTTCCCATGCCGCGACCATGACCCATGCCGGTATGGCACCTGAAGCACGCATTGCCGCAGGTATTACTGACAGCTTGTTGCGTATTTCCGTGGGTATTGAAGACAGCGAAGATTTGATTGCCGATTTGGAAAATGCTTTCCAGTTGGCGGGAACGAGGTAA